AACTTTAATATCATCCAAAAGATGCCTATGGATGCAGTTTACACCCCTATTTTGCAGTTGACAAGAAACTTGTTCTTGCCAAACAACGATTGTAGTTCATTTGTGGTATAAACACTTAAATTTACAACCATGAAAAAATTACGCTACTTATTAGTCTTTCTTATTTGGGGAACAACTTGTTTTTCTCAAGACTCAGAAAAACTTCCTGCAAAACCTTGGGAGGAGATTGTCGAAATAAATTATAATTTTCCGAAAATAACCAAATGGGAAACCAATATTTATGTTAGTTTAGTAGGAAAATACACAAAAGAAGATTCGATAATCATCGGTAATGTTTTGAGAAAATTAGATGCGTTAACAGAAACAATTTCAATTCAATTTTCAAAATCAGAGAAATCAAATTTTAAAATTAATGTTTTAAATACTGTTGTCAAAGATGGCAATAATTATACAACTGGTATTTTTGGGCCTCAAAAACCAAGACAAGGATATACAAGCTGCGAGCTTTATATTTATAGAATTGAGGATATAACGACGGATTTAGAAATTAAAAAATCTTGGGAATCCCGAATAGCCAAAATGTTGGTCGGAGGTAATTTCGCTTATCCACCGATAGAAGAAAAAAGGAATAGTATTTTTAATCCAGTATATATACAGTCAAACCACACTGTTCCCTTAAATGATGAAGACATAGCAATTATTAGAGAAGTTTATAAAAAAGGCTTTGAAGAAAGACTGGTAAAAGCAGAAAATCAATTTAAAGATATCATCTTAAAAAAGATTGATAATGCTAAAATCGAAAGTAGAGATACTTCTTTGTGGTGGGTAAAAAATCCCGTGGCTATTATATTTTTACCTACACTGATTTTTGTATTATTAGGTCTGTTTTTTATTCATAGAATTTATCAATTGGTAAGCGTTAAAATTAAGAAAGACTGGCTTCTGTTCAGTATTCTAACCATAATAGCATTGCTATTATCAGACATAATAATCGTATTCTTTATTTCTTTTTATAATTTTTTAACGATACCTGATGATTATCAAAAAGTCCCTATCATTAGATATGACACTATCAGATCAACTACTCTATCGCTGGCAATTTTATTTCCGTTTCTCTATTTGTTTCGTTTTATTGAGTTGAAAATTCAAAAAACAGTAAAAAACTTATTGGCAAAGACTGGATTAATCTTTTTATCAACGGGATTTTTGCCTTTTGGATGTTTGTTGATTTTCTTTTTTATCTTGAAAAACACACTCAATTACCAGCAAGATTATTTAGGTTTATCTCAAGTATTTTTATTCTTAATGGCAATTGCCTCACTCAGAGCATTAATAGGCTACTTTATCTTTAAGGAAAGAAACTTAATCATAGAAAATGAAACAAAGCTTGCCAATTTGAGAGAACTAAAAGCGAAAGCCGAATTAAAATCGTTACAATCTCAAATCAATCCTCATTTCTTGTATAATTCTTTAAACTCCATTGCCAGTTTAGCACCTGTAGATGCTCAGAAAACCCAAAAAATGGCTCATTCATTATCGGATTTGTTTAAATATTCTATCAATCGAAAAGATAAAAAAACAAGTACCGTTCATGATGAAGTGGAAATGGTAAAAGCGTATTTAGACATCGAGAAAATTCGTTTTGGTGAGCGTTTGCAATTTACGGTAACGGTAGATAATGATTTAGAAAACCATAAAATTCCCTTATTTTTAATTCAGCCTTTGGTAGAAAATGCCGTGAAACATGGGATTTCAAGAAATGAAGGCATTGGTAAAATTGAATTACAAATTGTGAAAGAACAAAATGAGATGAAGATTTCGGTAACTGATAATGGCCCTGATTTTCCTGAAGGTTTATTAAGTGGTCATGGCTTACAAACGGTTTTTGATTTGTTGCGACTAACCTATGGAGACAATGCCACTTTAAATTGGACAAATACGCCGCAAAAAATGATTATTATTACGATTCCAGAAACTTTGTAAAATGAATAAGAGGTATTCCACTATTGTTATTGACGATGAAGCACCAGCCAGATTAGGGTTGCTTAATTTACTAAAAGAATTTCCCGAAACGTTTGATGTTATTGACACCGCTCAAAACGGAACGGAGGCACAGCAAAAAATTGAAGCATTCAATCCTGATATTATTTTTTTAGATATTGAAATGCCTGGTTGTACTGGTTTTGAATTATTGGCACGGTTAAAAACTATACCGATGGTTGTTTTTTGTACGGCTTACGACCAGTATTCTTTAGAGGCTTTTGAAACCAATAGTATCGATTATTTGGTTAAACCCGTTAAATTAGAACGTATTGGGAAGACCGTTCAGAAATTAAAAAATTTTCATATTAAAAGTTCTTCCGATGAGTTTCTAAAAGTTTTAAAAGAGATTACCAATAGAAAAGAGCATAAAAAAATGACTTCTATTACGGTTAAAAAAAACGATAAAATCATTTTTATAAAACTAGATGATGTATCCTATTTTGAAGCGGATAGTAATTATACAAGCATCCATTCAGCAATGGGGACGTTTTTAAGTACAGAAACGATTGCAAGCTTAGAAAACAAATTGCCCGATAATTTTTTACGGATTCACAGAGGAATAATTCTTAACAAAAATTATATCAAAGAAGCCCAGAAATATTTCAACAGTAAATACATCATCTCGCTGAATGATGCTAAAAATTCAAACCTTACCTCTGGAAGAAGTTATTCAGAAAGTATAAAAACGAATCTAGGATTTTTTTGATAATGTCTATTATTGGATGAACTCTGAACGGTTTTTCCAAGTAAAGTGAGATGAAAAAGTTATATTGATTAACCAAACACCATCGTAGATTAATGGAACTAGAAAAAGTAAATCATGATTGGTTTACTTTTTTTGTTTCTCAACCACCTGAGCCTTTCACCAAACCAATTTGGACTTTTCAGAAAACCTCGACATTACGACATCTGCCTAATTTTGTATCATCATTAAAAAACACACAATCATGATAAAGACAGTATTAGTAACAGGGGCTTCGGCAGGAATTGGTAAAGCTACCGCCATTTATTTGGCACAAAACGGCTACAATGTATATGGTGCCGCTCGCAGAATAGAAAAAATGCAAGACTTAAAAAATTATGGTATTAAGCCTATTGCGCTGGATGTTACAAAAGAGGAAAGCACTCTGGCATGTGTTGAGCAAATTTTTCAAGAGGCAGGAAGCATCGATATTTTGGTAAACAATGCAGGTTTTGGCTCGTCAGGTGCTATTGAAGATGTTTCTATGGAAGATGCTCGCTTCCAATTAGAGGTAAATGTGTTTGGAGCAATGCGTTTAACGCAATTAGTTTTACCCAAAATGCGACAAAACAACTATGGAAAAGTAATCAATGTTTCGTCCATTGGTGGAAAGATAGCATTTCCAATGGCAGGCTGGTATCATGCAAGTAAGTTTGCGATTGAAGCTCTGAGCGATAGTTTGCGATTGGAAGTGAAACCATTCGGCATTGATGTAGTTGTGATTGAGCCAGGTGGCATAAAATCGGAATGGGCCGACGTTGCCAATAAGACACTAAAACGTACATCAGCCAATACTATTTATAAAGAAATGGCCGATAGTTTAGAAAAGTTGAATACAAACGGTAATTTCCCTGAACC
The DNA window shown above is from Flectobacillus major DSM 103 and carries:
- a CDS encoding sensor histidine kinase, producing the protein MKKLRYLLVFLIWGTTCFSQDSEKLPAKPWEEIVEINYNFPKITKWETNIYVSLVGKYTKEDSIIIGNVLRKLDALTETISIQFSKSEKSNFKINVLNTVVKDGNNYTTGIFGPQKPRQGYTSCELYIYRIEDITTDLEIKKSWESRIAKMLVGGNFAYPPIEEKRNSIFNPVYIQSNHTVPLNDEDIAIIREVYKKGFEERLVKAENQFKDIILKKIDNAKIESRDTSLWWVKNPVAIIFLPTLIFVLLGLFFIHRIYQLVSVKIKKDWLLFSILTIIALLLSDIIIVFFISFYNFLTIPDDYQKVPIIRYDTIRSTTLSLAILFPFLYLFRFIELKIQKTVKNLLAKTGLIFLSTGFLPFGCLLIFFFILKNTLNYQQDYLGLSQVFLFLMAIASLRALIGYFIFKERNLIIENETKLANLRELKAKAELKSLQSQINPHFLYNSLNSIASLAPVDAQKTQKMAHSLSDLFKYSINRKDKKTSTVHDEVEMVKAYLDIEKIRFGERLQFTVTVDNDLENHKIPLFLIQPLVENAVKHGISRNEGIGKIELQIVKEQNEMKISVTDNGPDFPEGLLSGHGLQTVFDLLRLTYGDNATLNWTNTPQKMIIITIPETL
- a CDS encoding oxidoreductase — translated: MIKTVLVTGASAGIGKATAIYLAQNGYNVYGAARRIEKMQDLKNYGIKPIALDVTKEESTLACVEQIFQEAGSIDILVNNAGFGSSGAIEDVSMEDARFQLEVNVFGAMRLTQLVLPKMRQNNYGKVINVSSIGGKIAFPMAGWYHASKFAIEALSDSLRLEVKPFGIDVVVIEPGGIKSEWADVANKTLKRTSANTIYKEMADSLEKLNTNGNFPEPIVIAKLIKKSIEAKSPKTRYSGGFNAKQILAARKIVSDKILDKIIMNQFKG
- a CDS encoding LytR/AlgR family response regulator transcription factor, producing MNKRYSTIVIDDEAPARLGLLNLLKEFPETFDVIDTAQNGTEAQQKIEAFNPDIIFLDIEMPGCTGFELLARLKTIPMVVFCTAYDQYSLEAFETNSIDYLVKPVKLERIGKTVQKLKNFHIKSSSDEFLKVLKEITNRKEHKKMTSITVKKNDKIIFIKLDDVSYFEADSNYTSIHSAMGTFLSTETIASLENKLPDNFLRIHRGIILNKNYIKEAQKYFNSKYIISLNDAKNSNLTSGRSYSESIKTNLGFF